A window from Symphalangus syndactylus isolate Jambi chromosome 22, NHGRI_mSymSyn1-v2.1_pri, whole genome shotgun sequence encodes these proteins:
- the TAS1R3 gene encoding taste receptor type 1 member 3 isoform X2: MLGPAVLGLSLWALLHPGTGAPLCLSQQLRMKGDYMLGGLFPLGEAEEAGIRSRTRPSSPVCTRFSSNGLLWALAMKMAVEEINNKSDLLPGLRLGYDLFDTCSEPVVAMKPSLMFLARADSRDIAAYCNYTRYQPRVLAVIGPHSSELALVTGKFFSFFLMPQVSYGASMELLSARETFPSFFRTVPSDRVQLTAAAELLQEFGWNWVAALGSDDEYGRQGLSIFSALAAARGICIAHEGLVPLPRADDLRLGKVQDVLHQVNQSNVQVVLLFASVHAAHALFNYSISSRLSPKVWVASEAWLTSDLVMGLPGMAQVGTVLGFLQRGAQLHEFSQYVKTHLALAADPAFCATLGKREQVLEEDVVGQRCPQCDCITLQNVSTGLNHHQTFSVYAAVYSVAQALHNTLQCNASGCPTQDPVKPWQLLENMYNLTFHAGGLTLRFNSSGNVDMEYDLKLWVWQGSVPKLHNVGRFNGSLWTERLKIRWHTLDNQPVSQCSQQCQEGQVRRVKGFHSCCYDCVDCKAGSYRHSPDDLACTFCRQDEWSPERSTRCFRRRYRFLAWGEPAVLLLLLLLSLALGLVLAALGLFIRHRDSPLVQASGGPLACFGLVCLGLVCLSVLLFPGQPSPARCLAQQPLSHLPLTGCLSTLFLQAAEIFVESELPLSWADRLSGCLRGPGAWLVVLLAMLVEAALCTWYLVAFPPEVVTDWRMLPKEALVHCRTRSWVSFGLAHATNATLAFLCFLGTFLVQSQPGRYNRARGLTFAMLAYFITWVSFVPLLANVQVVLRPAVHMGALLLCVLGILAAFHLPRCYLLMQQPGLNTPEFFLGGGPGDAQGRNDGDTGNQGKHE, translated from the exons ATGCTGGGCCCTGCTGTCCTGGGCCTCAGCCTCTGGGCTCTCCTGCACCCTGGGACGGGGGCCCCATTGTGCCTGTCACAGCAACTTAGGATGAAAGGGGACTACATGCTGGGGGGGCTGTTCCCCCTGGGCGAGGCCGAGGAGGCTGGCATCCGCAGCCGGACACGGCCCAGCAGCCCTGTGTGCACCAG GTTCTCCTCGAACGGCCTGCTCTGGGCACTGGCCATGAAAATGGCCGTGGAGGAGATCAACAACAAGTCGGATCTGCTGCCTGGGCTGCGCCTGGGCTACGACCTCTTCGATACGTGCTCAGAGCCTGTGGTGGCCATGAAGCCCAGCCTCATGTTCCTGGCCAGGGCAGACAGCCGCGACATCGCCGCCTACTGCAACTACACGCGGTACCAGCCCCGCGTGCTGGCTGTCATCGGGCCCCACTCGTCAGAGCTCGCCCTGGTCACCGGCAAGTTCTTCAGCTTCTTCCTCATGCCCCAG GTCAGCTATGGCGCTAGCATGGAGCTGCTGAGCGCCCGGGAGACCTTCCCCTCCTTCTTCCGCACGGTGCCCAGTGACCGCGTACAGCTGACGGCCGCCGCGGAGCTGCTGCAGGAGTTCGGCTGGAACTGGGTGGCCGCCCTGGGCAGCGACGACGAGTATGGCCGGCAGGGCCTGAGCATCTTCTCGGCCCTGGCCGCCGCTCGTGGCATCTGCATTGCGCACGAGGGCCTGGTGCCGCTGCCCCGTGCCGACGACTTGCGGCTGGGGAAGGTGCAGGACGTGCTGCACCAGGTGAACCAGAGCAATGTGCAGGTGGTGCTGCTGTTTGCCTCCGTGCACGCCGCCCACGCCCTCTTCAACTACAGCATCAGCAGCAGGCTCTCGCCCAAGGTGTGGGTGGCCAGCGAGGCCTGGCTGACCTCTGACCTGGTCATGGGGCTGCCCGGCATGGCCCAGGTGGGCACGGTGCTTGGCTTCCTCCAGAGGGGTGCCCAGCTGCACGAGTTCTCCCAGTACGTGAAGACGCACCTGGCCCTTGCCGCTGACCCGGCTTTCTGCGCCACCCTGGGCAAAAGGGAGCAGGTTCTGGAGGAGGACGTGGTGGGCCAGCGCTGCCCGCAGTGTGACTGCATCACGCTGCAGAACGTGAGCACAGGGCTAAATCACCACCAGACGTTCTCTGTCTACGCAGCTGTGTATAGCGTGGCCCAGGCCCTGCACAACACTCTTCAGTGCAACGCCTCAGGCTGCCCCACACAGGACCCCGTGAAGCCCTGGCag CTCCTGGAGAACATGTACAACCTGACCTTCCACGCGGGCGGGCTGACGCTGCGGTTCAACAGCAGCGGAAACGTGGACATGGAGTACGACCTGAAGCTGTGGGTGTGGCAGGGCTCAGTGCCCAAGCTCCACAACGTGGGCAGGTTCAATGGCAGCCTCTGGACAGAGCGCCTGAAGATCCGCTGGCACACGCTTGACAACCAG CCTGTGTCCCAGTGCTCGCAGCAGTGCCAGGAAGGCCAGGTGCGCCGGGTCAAGGGGTTCCACTCCTGCTGCTACGACTGTGTGGACTGCAAGGCGGGCAGCTACCGGCACAGCCCAG ACGACCTCGCCTGCACCTTTTGCCGCCAGGATGAGTGGTCCCCGGAGCGGAGCACACGCTGCTTCCGCCGCAGGTATCGGTTCCTAGCATGGGGCGAGCCGgctgtgctgctgctgctcctgctgctgagCCTGGCGCTGGGCCTTGTGCTGGCTGCTTTGGGGCTGTTCATTCGCCATCGGGACAGCCCACTAGTTCAGGCCTCGGGCGGGCCCCTGGCCTGCTTTGGCCTGGTGTGCCTGGGCCTGGTCTGCCTTAGCGTCCTCCTGTTCCCtggccagcccagccctgcccgcTGCCTGGCCCAGCAGCCCTTGTCCCACCTCCCGCTCACGGGCTGCCTGAGCACGCTCTTCCTGCAGGCGGCCGAGATCTTCGTGGAATCAGAACTGCCTCTGAGCTGGGCAGACCGGCTGAGTGGCTGCCTGCGGGGGCCCGGGGCCTGGCTGGTGGTGCTGCTGGCCATGCTCGTGGAGGCCGCACTGTGCACCTGGTACCTGGTGGCCTTCCCGCCGGAGGTGGTGACAGACTGGCGCATGCTGCCCAAGGAGGCACTGGTGCACTGCCGCACACGCTCCTGGGTCAGCTTCGGCCTAGCGCACGCCACCAACGCCACGCTGGccttcctctgcttcctgggcacCTTCCTGGTGCAGAGCCAGCCGGGCCGCTACAACCGTGCCCGTGGCCTCACCTTTGCCATGCTGGCCTACTTCATCACCTGGGTCTCCTTTGTGCCCCTCCTGGCCAACGTGCAGGTGGTCCTCAGGCCTGCCGTGCATATGGGCGCCCTCCTGCTCTGCGTCCTGGGCATCCTGGCAGCCTTCCACCTGCCCAGGTGTTACCTGCTCATGCAGCAGCCAGGGCTCAACACCCCCGAGTTCTTCCTGGGAGGGGGCCCTGGGGATGCCCAAGGCCGGAACGACGGGGACACAGGAAATCAGGGGAAACATGAGTGA
- the TAS1R3 gene encoding taste receptor type 1 member 3 isoform X3 — translation MLGPAVLGLSLWALLHPGTGAPLCLSQQLRMKGDYMLGGLFPLGEAEEAGIRSRTRPSSPVCTRFSSNGLLWALAMKMAVEEINNKSDLLPGLRLGYDLFDTCSEPVVAMKPSLMFLARADSRDIAAYCNYTRYQPRVLAVIGPHSSELALVTGKFFSFFLMPQVSYGASMELLSARETFPSFFRTVPSDRVQLTAAAELLQEFGWNWVAALGSDDEYGRQGLSIFSALAAARGICIAHEGLVPLPRADDLRLGKVQDVLHQVNQSNVQVVLLFASVHAAHALFNYSISSRLSPKVWVASEAWLTSDLVMGLPGMAQVGTVLGFLQRGAQLHEFSQYVKTHLALAADPAFCATLGKREQVLEEDVVGQRCPQCDCITLQNVSTGLNHHQTFSVYAAVYSVAQALHNTLQCNASGCPTQDPVKPWQLLENMYNLTFHAGGLTLRFNSSGNVDMEYDLKLWVWQGSVPKLHNVGRFNGSLWTERLKIRWHTLDNQCSQQCQEGQVRRVKGFHSCCYDCVDCKAGSYRHSPDDLACTFCRQDEWSPERSTRCFRRRYRFLAWGEPAVLLLLLLLSLALGLVLAALGLFIRHRDSPLVQASGGPLACFGLVCLGLVCLSVLLFPGQPSPARCLAQQPLSHLPLTGCLSTLFLQAAEIFVESELPLSWADRLSGCLRGPGAWLVVLLAMLVEAALCTWYLVAFPPEVVTDWRMLPKEALVHCRTRSWVSFGLAHATNATLAFLCFLGTFLVQSQPGRYNRARGLTFAMLAYFITWVSFVPLLANVQVVLRPAVHMGALLLCVLGILAAFHLPRCYLLMQQPGLNTPEFFLGGGPGDAQGRNDGDTGNQGKHE, via the exons ATGCTGGGCCCTGCTGTCCTGGGCCTCAGCCTCTGGGCTCTCCTGCACCCTGGGACGGGGGCCCCATTGTGCCTGTCACAGCAACTTAGGATGAAAGGGGACTACATGCTGGGGGGGCTGTTCCCCCTGGGCGAGGCCGAGGAGGCTGGCATCCGCAGCCGGACACGGCCCAGCAGCCCTGTGTGCACCAG GTTCTCCTCGAACGGCCTGCTCTGGGCACTGGCCATGAAAATGGCCGTGGAGGAGATCAACAACAAGTCGGATCTGCTGCCTGGGCTGCGCCTGGGCTACGACCTCTTCGATACGTGCTCAGAGCCTGTGGTGGCCATGAAGCCCAGCCTCATGTTCCTGGCCAGGGCAGACAGCCGCGACATCGCCGCCTACTGCAACTACACGCGGTACCAGCCCCGCGTGCTGGCTGTCATCGGGCCCCACTCGTCAGAGCTCGCCCTGGTCACCGGCAAGTTCTTCAGCTTCTTCCTCATGCCCCAG GTCAGCTATGGCGCTAGCATGGAGCTGCTGAGCGCCCGGGAGACCTTCCCCTCCTTCTTCCGCACGGTGCCCAGTGACCGCGTACAGCTGACGGCCGCCGCGGAGCTGCTGCAGGAGTTCGGCTGGAACTGGGTGGCCGCCCTGGGCAGCGACGACGAGTATGGCCGGCAGGGCCTGAGCATCTTCTCGGCCCTGGCCGCCGCTCGTGGCATCTGCATTGCGCACGAGGGCCTGGTGCCGCTGCCCCGTGCCGACGACTTGCGGCTGGGGAAGGTGCAGGACGTGCTGCACCAGGTGAACCAGAGCAATGTGCAGGTGGTGCTGCTGTTTGCCTCCGTGCACGCCGCCCACGCCCTCTTCAACTACAGCATCAGCAGCAGGCTCTCGCCCAAGGTGTGGGTGGCCAGCGAGGCCTGGCTGACCTCTGACCTGGTCATGGGGCTGCCCGGCATGGCCCAGGTGGGCACGGTGCTTGGCTTCCTCCAGAGGGGTGCCCAGCTGCACGAGTTCTCCCAGTACGTGAAGACGCACCTGGCCCTTGCCGCTGACCCGGCTTTCTGCGCCACCCTGGGCAAAAGGGAGCAGGTTCTGGAGGAGGACGTGGTGGGCCAGCGCTGCCCGCAGTGTGACTGCATCACGCTGCAGAACGTGAGCACAGGGCTAAATCACCACCAGACGTTCTCTGTCTACGCAGCTGTGTATAGCGTGGCCCAGGCCCTGCACAACACTCTTCAGTGCAACGCCTCAGGCTGCCCCACACAGGACCCCGTGAAGCCCTGGCag CTCCTGGAGAACATGTACAACCTGACCTTCCACGCGGGCGGGCTGACGCTGCGGTTCAACAGCAGCGGAAACGTGGACATGGAGTACGACCTGAAGCTGTGGGTGTGGCAGGGCTCAGTGCCCAAGCTCCACAACGTGGGCAGGTTCAATGGCAGCCTCTGGACAGAGCGCCTGAAGATCCGCTGGCACACGCTTGACAACCAG TGCTCGCAGCAGTGCCAGGAAGGCCAGGTGCGCCGGGTCAAGGGGTTCCACTCCTGCTGCTACGACTGTGTGGACTGCAAGGCGGGCAGCTACCGGCACAGCCCAG ACGACCTCGCCTGCACCTTTTGCCGCCAGGATGAGTGGTCCCCGGAGCGGAGCACACGCTGCTTCCGCCGCAGGTATCGGTTCCTAGCATGGGGCGAGCCGgctgtgctgctgctgctcctgctgctgagCCTGGCGCTGGGCCTTGTGCTGGCTGCTTTGGGGCTGTTCATTCGCCATCGGGACAGCCCACTAGTTCAGGCCTCGGGCGGGCCCCTGGCCTGCTTTGGCCTGGTGTGCCTGGGCCTGGTCTGCCTTAGCGTCCTCCTGTTCCCtggccagcccagccctgcccgcTGCCTGGCCCAGCAGCCCTTGTCCCACCTCCCGCTCACGGGCTGCCTGAGCACGCTCTTCCTGCAGGCGGCCGAGATCTTCGTGGAATCAGAACTGCCTCTGAGCTGGGCAGACCGGCTGAGTGGCTGCCTGCGGGGGCCCGGGGCCTGGCTGGTGGTGCTGCTGGCCATGCTCGTGGAGGCCGCACTGTGCACCTGGTACCTGGTGGCCTTCCCGCCGGAGGTGGTGACAGACTGGCGCATGCTGCCCAAGGAGGCACTGGTGCACTGCCGCACACGCTCCTGGGTCAGCTTCGGCCTAGCGCACGCCACCAACGCCACGCTGGccttcctctgcttcctgggcacCTTCCTGGTGCAGAGCCAGCCGGGCCGCTACAACCGTGCCCGTGGCCTCACCTTTGCCATGCTGGCCTACTTCATCACCTGGGTCTCCTTTGTGCCCCTCCTGGCCAACGTGCAGGTGGTCCTCAGGCCTGCCGTGCATATGGGCGCCCTCCTGCTCTGCGTCCTGGGCATCCTGGCAGCCTTCCACCTGCCCAGGTGTTACCTGCTCATGCAGCAGCCAGGGCTCAACACCCCCGAGTTCTTCCTGGGAGGGGGCCCTGGGGATGCCCAAGGCCGGAACGACGGGGACACAGGAAATCAGGGGAAACATGAGTGA
- the TAS1R3 gene encoding taste receptor type 1 member 3 isoform X1 has product MLGPAVLGLSLWALLHPGTGAPLCLSQQLRMKGDYMLGGLFPLGEAEEAGIRSRTRPSSPVCTRFSSNGLLWALAMKMAVEEINNKSDLLPGLRLGYDLFDTCSEPVVAMKPSLMFLARADSRDIAAYCNYTRYQPRVLAVIGPHSSELALVTGKFFSFFLMPQVSYGASMELLSARETFPSFFRTVPSDRVQLTAAAELLQEFGWNWVAALGSDDEYGRQGLSIFSALAAARGICIAHEGLVPLPRADDLRLGKVQDVLHQVNQSNVQVVLLFASVHAAHALFNYSISSRLSPKVWVASEAWLTSDLVMGLPGMAQVGTVLGFLQRGAQLHEFSQYVKTHLALAADPAFCATLGKREQVLEEDVVGQRCPQCDCITLQNVSTGLNHHQTFSVYAAVYSVAQALHNTLQCNASGCPTQDPVKPWQLLENMYNLTFHAGGLTLRFNSSGNVDMEYDLKLWVWQGSVPKLHNVGRFNGSLWTERLKIRWHTLDNQKPVSQCSQQCQEGQVRRVKGFHSCCYDCVDCKAGSYRHSPDDLACTFCRQDEWSPERSTRCFRRRYRFLAWGEPAVLLLLLLLSLALGLVLAALGLFIRHRDSPLVQASGGPLACFGLVCLGLVCLSVLLFPGQPSPARCLAQQPLSHLPLTGCLSTLFLQAAEIFVESELPLSWADRLSGCLRGPGAWLVVLLAMLVEAALCTWYLVAFPPEVVTDWRMLPKEALVHCRTRSWVSFGLAHATNATLAFLCFLGTFLVQSQPGRYNRARGLTFAMLAYFITWVSFVPLLANVQVVLRPAVHMGALLLCVLGILAAFHLPRCYLLMQQPGLNTPEFFLGGGPGDAQGRNDGDTGNQGKHE; this is encoded by the exons ATGCTGGGCCCTGCTGTCCTGGGCCTCAGCCTCTGGGCTCTCCTGCACCCTGGGACGGGGGCCCCATTGTGCCTGTCACAGCAACTTAGGATGAAAGGGGACTACATGCTGGGGGGGCTGTTCCCCCTGGGCGAGGCCGAGGAGGCTGGCATCCGCAGCCGGACACGGCCCAGCAGCCCTGTGTGCACCAG GTTCTCCTCGAACGGCCTGCTCTGGGCACTGGCCATGAAAATGGCCGTGGAGGAGATCAACAACAAGTCGGATCTGCTGCCTGGGCTGCGCCTGGGCTACGACCTCTTCGATACGTGCTCAGAGCCTGTGGTGGCCATGAAGCCCAGCCTCATGTTCCTGGCCAGGGCAGACAGCCGCGACATCGCCGCCTACTGCAACTACACGCGGTACCAGCCCCGCGTGCTGGCTGTCATCGGGCCCCACTCGTCAGAGCTCGCCCTGGTCACCGGCAAGTTCTTCAGCTTCTTCCTCATGCCCCAG GTCAGCTATGGCGCTAGCATGGAGCTGCTGAGCGCCCGGGAGACCTTCCCCTCCTTCTTCCGCACGGTGCCCAGTGACCGCGTACAGCTGACGGCCGCCGCGGAGCTGCTGCAGGAGTTCGGCTGGAACTGGGTGGCCGCCCTGGGCAGCGACGACGAGTATGGCCGGCAGGGCCTGAGCATCTTCTCGGCCCTGGCCGCCGCTCGTGGCATCTGCATTGCGCACGAGGGCCTGGTGCCGCTGCCCCGTGCCGACGACTTGCGGCTGGGGAAGGTGCAGGACGTGCTGCACCAGGTGAACCAGAGCAATGTGCAGGTGGTGCTGCTGTTTGCCTCCGTGCACGCCGCCCACGCCCTCTTCAACTACAGCATCAGCAGCAGGCTCTCGCCCAAGGTGTGGGTGGCCAGCGAGGCCTGGCTGACCTCTGACCTGGTCATGGGGCTGCCCGGCATGGCCCAGGTGGGCACGGTGCTTGGCTTCCTCCAGAGGGGTGCCCAGCTGCACGAGTTCTCCCAGTACGTGAAGACGCACCTGGCCCTTGCCGCTGACCCGGCTTTCTGCGCCACCCTGGGCAAAAGGGAGCAGGTTCTGGAGGAGGACGTGGTGGGCCAGCGCTGCCCGCAGTGTGACTGCATCACGCTGCAGAACGTGAGCACAGGGCTAAATCACCACCAGACGTTCTCTGTCTACGCAGCTGTGTATAGCGTGGCCCAGGCCCTGCACAACACTCTTCAGTGCAACGCCTCAGGCTGCCCCACACAGGACCCCGTGAAGCCCTGGCag CTCCTGGAGAACATGTACAACCTGACCTTCCACGCGGGCGGGCTGACGCTGCGGTTCAACAGCAGCGGAAACGTGGACATGGAGTACGACCTGAAGCTGTGGGTGTGGCAGGGCTCAGTGCCCAAGCTCCACAACGTGGGCAGGTTCAATGGCAGCCTCTGGACAGAGCGCCTGAAGATCCGCTGGCACACGCTTGACAACCAG AAGCCTGTGTCCCAGTGCTCGCAGCAGTGCCAGGAAGGCCAGGTGCGCCGGGTCAAGGGGTTCCACTCCTGCTGCTACGACTGTGTGGACTGCAAGGCGGGCAGCTACCGGCACAGCCCAG ACGACCTCGCCTGCACCTTTTGCCGCCAGGATGAGTGGTCCCCGGAGCGGAGCACACGCTGCTTCCGCCGCAGGTATCGGTTCCTAGCATGGGGCGAGCCGgctgtgctgctgctgctcctgctgctgagCCTGGCGCTGGGCCTTGTGCTGGCTGCTTTGGGGCTGTTCATTCGCCATCGGGACAGCCCACTAGTTCAGGCCTCGGGCGGGCCCCTGGCCTGCTTTGGCCTGGTGTGCCTGGGCCTGGTCTGCCTTAGCGTCCTCCTGTTCCCtggccagcccagccctgcccgcTGCCTGGCCCAGCAGCCCTTGTCCCACCTCCCGCTCACGGGCTGCCTGAGCACGCTCTTCCTGCAGGCGGCCGAGATCTTCGTGGAATCAGAACTGCCTCTGAGCTGGGCAGACCGGCTGAGTGGCTGCCTGCGGGGGCCCGGGGCCTGGCTGGTGGTGCTGCTGGCCATGCTCGTGGAGGCCGCACTGTGCACCTGGTACCTGGTGGCCTTCCCGCCGGAGGTGGTGACAGACTGGCGCATGCTGCCCAAGGAGGCACTGGTGCACTGCCGCACACGCTCCTGGGTCAGCTTCGGCCTAGCGCACGCCACCAACGCCACGCTGGccttcctctgcttcctgggcacCTTCCTGGTGCAGAGCCAGCCGGGCCGCTACAACCGTGCCCGTGGCCTCACCTTTGCCATGCTGGCCTACTTCATCACCTGGGTCTCCTTTGTGCCCCTCCTGGCCAACGTGCAGGTGGTCCTCAGGCCTGCCGTGCATATGGGCGCCCTCCTGCTCTGCGTCCTGGGCATCCTGGCAGCCTTCCACCTGCCCAGGTGTTACCTGCTCATGCAGCAGCCAGGGCTCAACACCCCCGAGTTCTTCCTGGGAGGGGGCCCTGGGGATGCCCAAGGCCGGAACGACGGGGACACAGGAAATCAGGGGAAACATGAGTGA
- the CPTP gene encoding ceramide-1-phosphate transfer protein isoform X1, translating to MDDSETGFNLKVVLVSFKQCLDEKEEVLLDPYIASWKGLVRFLNSLGTIFSFISKDVVSKLQIMERLRGGPQSEHYRSLQAMVAHELSNRLVDLECRSHHPESGCRTVLRLHRALHWLQLFLEGLRTSPEDARTSVLCADSYNASLAAYHPWIVRRTVTVAFYALPTRKVFLEAMNVGPPEQAVQMLVPRRPAGHGTGGSGPCGPANGYQTATTSPTTIQCLGPGHWLFAVDPSTSGWQRDGPHDPADARASGVQPM from the exons ATGGATGATTCAGAGACAGGTTTCAATCTGAAAGTCGTCCTGGTCAGTTTCAAGCAGTGTCTTGATGAGAAGGAAGAGGTCTTGCTGGACCCCTACATTGCCAGCTGGAAGGGCCTGGTCAG GTTTCtgaacagcctgggcaccatcTTCTCATTCATCTCCAAGGACGTGGTCTCCAAGCTGCAGATCATGGAGCGCCTCAGGGGCGGCCCGCAGAGCGAGCACTACCGCAGCCTGCAGGCCATGGTGGCCCACGAGCTGAGCAACCGGCTGGTGGACCTGGAGTGCCGCTCCCACCACCCCGAGTCTGGCTGCCGGACCGTGCTGCGCCTGCACCGCGCCCTGCACTGGCTGCAGCTGTTCCTGGAGGGCCTACGCACCAGCCCTGAGGACGCACGTACCTCCGTGCTCTGCGCCGACTCCTACAACGCCTCACTGGCCGCCTACCACCCCTGGATCGTGCGCCGCACCGTCACCGTGGCCTTCTACGCGCTGCCCACACGCAAGGTCTTCCTGGAGGCCATGAACGTGGGGCCCCCGGAGCAGGCCGTGCAGATGCTAG TGCCCAGGAGACCCGCGGGGCATGGAACAGGAGGGTCTGGACCCTGTGGCCCAGCCAACGGCTATCAGACAGCCACAACCAGCCCAACCACCATCCAGTGCCTGGGGCCTGGCCACTGGCTCTTCGCAGTGGACCCCAGCACCTCGGGGTGGCAGAGGGACGGCCCCCACGACCCAGCAGACGCGCGAGCTTCCGGAGTGCAACCCATGTAA
- the CPTP gene encoding ceramide-1-phosphate transfer protein isoform X3: protein MERLRGGPQSEHYRSLQAMVAHELSNRLVDLECRSHHPESGCRTVLRLHRALHWLQLFLEGLRTSPEDARTSVLCADSYNASLAAYHPWIVRRTVTVAFYALPTRKVFLEAMNVGPPEQAVQMLVPRRPAGHGTGGSGPCGPANGYQTATTSPTTIQCLGPGHWLFAVDPSTSGWQRDGPHDPADARASGVQPM from the exons ATGGAGCGCCTCAGGGGCGGCCCGCAGAGCGAGCACTACCGCAGCCTGCAGGCCATGGTGGCCCACGAGCTGAGCAACCGGCTGGTGGACCTGGAGTGCCGCTCCCACCACCCCGAGTCTGGCTGCCGGACCGTGCTGCGCCTGCACCGCGCCCTGCACTGGCTGCAGCTGTTCCTGGAGGGCCTACGCACCAGCCCTGAGGACGCACGTACCTCCGTGCTCTGCGCCGACTCCTACAACGCCTCACTGGCCGCCTACCACCCCTGGATCGTGCGCCGCACCGTCACCGTGGCCTTCTACGCGCTGCCCACACGCAAGGTCTTCCTGGAGGCCATGAACGTGGGGCCCCCGGAGCAGGCCGTGCAGATGCTAG TGCCCAGGAGACCCGCGGGGCATGGAACAGGAGGGTCTGGACCCTGTGGCCCAGCCAACGGCTATCAGACAGCCACAACCAGCCCAACCACCATCCAGTGCCTGGGGCCTGGCCACTGGCTCTTCGCAGTGGACCCCAGCACCTCGGGGTGGCAGAGGGACGGCCCCCACGACCCAGCAGACGCGCGAGCTTCCGGAGTGCAACCCATGTAA
- the CPTP gene encoding ceramide-1-phosphate transfer protein isoform X2 codes for MDDSETGFNLKVVLVSFKQCLDEKEEVLLDPYIASWKGLVRFLNSLGTIFSFISKDVVSKLQIMERLRGGPQSEHYRSLQAMVAHELSNRLVDLECRSHHPESGCRTVLRLHRALHWLQLFLEGLRTSPEDARTSVLCADSYNASLAAYHPWIVRRTVTVAFYALPTRKVFLEAMNVGPPEQAVQMLGEALPFIERVYNVSQKLYAEHSLLDLP; via the exons ATGGATGATTCAGAGACAGGTTTCAATCTGAAAGTCGTCCTGGTCAGTTTCAAGCAGTGTCTTGATGAGAAGGAAGAGGTCTTGCTGGACCCCTACATTGCCAGCTGGAAGGGCCTGGTCAG GTTTCtgaacagcctgggcaccatcTTCTCATTCATCTCCAAGGACGTGGTCTCCAAGCTGCAGATCATGGAGCGCCTCAGGGGCGGCCCGCAGAGCGAGCACTACCGCAGCCTGCAGGCCATGGTGGCCCACGAGCTGAGCAACCGGCTGGTGGACCTGGAGTGCCGCTCCCACCACCCCGAGTCTGGCTGCCGGACCGTGCTGCGCCTGCACCGCGCCCTGCACTGGCTGCAGCTGTTCCTGGAGGGCCTACGCACCAGCCCTGAGGACGCACGTACCTCCGTGCTCTGCGCCGACTCCTACAACGCCTCACTGGCCGCCTACCACCCCTGGATCGTGCGCCGCACCGTCACCGTGGCCTTCTACGCGCTGCCCACACGCAAGGTCTTCCTGGAGGCCATGAACGTGGGGCCCCCGGAGCAGGCCGTGCAGATGCTAGGTGAGGCCCTCCCCTTCATCGAGCGCGTCTACAACGTCTCCCAGAAGCTCTACGCCGAGCACTCCCTGCTGGACCTGCCCTAG